In the genome of Phocoena sinus isolate mPhoSin1 chromosome 15, mPhoSin1.pri, whole genome shotgun sequence, the window CTCAGGCTCCTTGAGGACTGGACTAAAGTCAGAGCTGAAGTCTGGGCTGCAACTTAAGCAAGGGATACTGGCAGGGGCTGTGCCCCTGGAGCGTCCGCTGGTGCTTGGCCCAGGTTGGAGCTGCGGGCGAAGGCCTTGCCCACACTGCAGGCAGACGTAGGGCTTCTCACCGCTGTGCGCCACCTGGTGGATGAGCAGGTGGGCGCTCCGGCGGAAGCTCTTGCCACACTCGCCGCAAGCATAAGGCTTCTGGCCCGTGTGAGGGTGTTGGTGCAGCAGCAGATGTGAACTGTCTCCAAAACTCTTGCTGCAGCTGGGGCACTTATAGGGCTTCTCGCCTGTGTGCGAGCGTTGGTGTTTAAGGAGCTTGGCGCTGTGGGAGAAGGATTTGTCACATTCTGGGCAGGCATAGGGTCGTTCACCCATGTGAACACGCTGGTGCTTGGTGAACTGGGTGCGCTCACTGAAACCACGACCACACTTAGGACACTTGAAGGGCCGCTCTCCACTGTGGGTGCGCTGGTGCCGTATGCAGTCCGAGATGTTGGTGAAGTTCTCGCCACGCTCACAGCAACTGTAGGGCTTCTCCCCAGTGTGCGATCGCTGGTGCTTGAGCAGAGAAGAGCTGCGCCCAAAGCTGTCACCACACCAGGCACAGCGGTAGGGCTTCTGGCCCGTGTGTGAGCGCTGATGCTGCGCCAGGTTGGAGCTCAGGCTGAAGCGCTTGCCGCAGTCCCCGCAGCGGTAGGGCTTCTCGCCCGTGTGCGTGCGATGGTGCTGGATCAGGTTGGAGCTAACGCTGAAAGTCTTACCACACTCAGCGCAGGTGTAAGGCTTCTCACCCGTGTGCACCCGCTGGTGTTTAACCAGGTCCGAGCTGCGGCCAAAAGCCTCCCCGCACTCCAGACATTTGTGGGGCCGGAGGCCTGAGTGGGAGCGACGGTGTTGGATGAGGTTGGAGCTCAGGCTGAAGCAACGGCCACACTCAGGACAGAGGtacggtttctctccagtgtgtaCCCGATGGTGCTTAACCAGATCTGAGCCACGTCGGAAACTTTTGCTACACTCCGGGCAGCAGTAGGGCTTGTCGCCCCCATGGCTGCTTTGGTGGTGAATGAGGTTAGGGAGGTAGGCTGAGGACAGTCCACACTCCTGGCACTCGAAAGCTCTGGGGACTGCAGGATAGTTGGTCTTGGCAGGGGCTTCTTCCTCCCCAGGGCCAGAGACTGACCTACGTAGGTACTACAGGC includes:
- the ZNF479 gene encoding zinc finger protein 479 codes for the protein MDGKLSQGTRYLRRSVSGPGEEEAPAKTNYPAVPRAFECQECGLSSAYLPNLIHHQSSHGGDKPYCCPECSKSFRRGSDLVKHHRVHTGEKPYLCPECGRCFSLSSNLIQHRRSHSGLRPHKCLECGEAFGRSSDLVKHQRVHTGEKPYTCAECGKTFSVSSNLIQHHRTHTGEKPYRCGDCGKRFSLSSNLAQHQRSHTGQKPYRCAWCGDSFGRSSSLLKHQRSHTGEKPYSCCERGENFTNISDCIRHQRTHSGERPFKCPKCGRGFSERTQFTKHQRVHMGERPYACPECDKSFSHSAKLLKHQRSHTGEKPYKCPSCSKSFGDSSHLLLHQHPHTGQKPYACGECGKSFRRSAHLLIHQVAHSGEKPYVCLQCGQGLRPQLQPGPSTSGRSRGTAPASIPCLSCSPDFSSDFSPVLKEPEGPSISQ